In Rissa tridactyla isolate bRisTri1 chromosome 8, bRisTri1.patW.cur.20221130, whole genome shotgun sequence, one genomic interval encodes:
- the LOC128913362 gene encoding nuclear autoantigenic sperm protein-like, with translation MSLSLNSKKCLCFLNHVEEAREELREQVYNAMGEKEEAKKSTEETPVLSEKEIKEDVEMKEITEGKPTEEAVADKDVKLEEAEEKVEDSVEKEVTSEEQKQQVAVEGEATKEEAAVEEKVVEKEQKVVPEDKVAEATEVKERMTEVSDEKAKGPMEEAEAGETAVEEKGEVGEQTAAEATEKEAAVEKGEAVEGQAEAAVEEKAVAQELAAEVQAAAAVEQKEAAGGEAEAAEQKKVEEKQELIEVAAEKPDETKETESSKEPVPTEGKDPSNDTEEKAEVAAKVEKEEKKDDLMEEGEGAKVEKEEKDDLMEEGEGNSERRKVLVGG, from the coding sequence ATGTCTTTATCACTAAACTCGAAGAAATGTTTATGCTTCCTCAATCATGTAGAAGAAGCAAGGGAGGAGTTGAGAGAACAGGTATATAACGccatgggggaaaaagaagaggccAAAAAGTCTACAGAAGAGACTCCGGTACTATCTGAGAAGGAAATCAAAGAGGATGTTGAAATGAAAGAGattacagaaggaaaaccaacagaAGAAGCAGTTGCTGACAAGGACGTAAAGCTTGAAGAGGCTGAAGAGAAGGTGGAGGATTCTGTGGAAAAAGAAGTCACTTCAGAAGAGCAGAAGCAACAGGTAGCTGTGGAAGGGGAGGCTACAAAAGAGGAGGCAGCTGTGGAAGAGAAGGTAgtggaaaaagagcagaaggtggtACCTGAAGACAAGGTAGCAGAGGCAACTGAGGTCAAGGAGAGAATGACAGAAGTGTCAGATGAGAAGGCCAAGGGACCTATGGAAGAGGCTGAAGCTGGAGAAACAGCtgtggaagagaagggagaggtgggagagCAGACAGCAGCGGAAGCAACAGAAAAAGAGGCAGCTGTGGAAAAGGGAGAGGCTGTAGaagggcaggcagaggcagctgtGGAAGAGAAGGCAGTAGCACAAGAACTGGCAGCAGAagtgcaggcagcagctgctgtggagcagaaagaagctgcaggaggggaggcagaggcagcTGAACAgaagaaggtggaggagaaaCAAGAGCTGATAGAGGTGGCTGCAGAAAAACCAGATGAAACTAAAGAGACAGAGTCCTCGAAGGAACCTGTGCCCACAGAGGGCAAAGATCCATCTAATGAcacagaagagaaggctgaagtagCTGCTAAGgtagagaaagaggaaaagaaagatgaccTGATGGAAGAGGGTGAAGGTGCTAAggtagaaaaagaagagaaagatgacCTGATGGAAGAGGGAGAAGGTAACAGTGAGAGGAGAAAAGTACTTGTGGGTGGATGA